One Gigantopelta aegis isolate Gae_Host unplaced genomic scaffold, Gae_host_genome ctg3313_pilon_pilon, whole genome shotgun sequence genomic region harbors:
- the LOC121392042 gene encoding heptahelical transmembrane protein 2-like has translation MLLSSSVAHLFGCKSKMYRNVCFMIDYHVTKLYSDLSNYLLMYCLTLTTVFFFVSKIPERFSPGKFDYLFHSHQLFHVTVKSD, from the exons ATGCTTTTGTCTTCATCCGTGGCTCATTTATTTGGATGTAAATCCAAGATGTATCGGAATGTATGTTTTATGATTGATTATCATG taaccAAACTGTACAGTGATTTATCAAACTATTTGTTGATGTATTGTCTGACACTCACCACGGTGTTCTTTTTTGTGTCAAAAATTCCTGAACGATTTTCACCAGGCAAGTTTGATTACTTATTTCATAGCCATCAATTGTTCCATGTGACAG TAAAAAGTGACTGA